The stretch of DNA TCGAACAACTGGCTCCGGCCGCGCCCGACGCGATCGCGCTCCCGGTCAGCAGCGGGGGGCAGGCGAGCGCGGTCTGGAAAGCGGTCCGCGAACTCGATCGTGCGGGCCTTCTGGACTCGGTTCCGCGGCTCTATTGCTGTCAGGCGGCCGCGTGTGACCCCATCGCGACCGCGTACCGAAACGGCGACCGGACGGTGACGCCGGTCGCCGCCGACGAGACGATCGCGGTGTCGATCGCGAACAGCGATCCCCCGAGCGGGACGCGTGCGCTCGCGGCCGCTCGCGATACCGGCGGCGCGGTCGTCTCGGTTCCCGACGAGGACGTTCGCGACGCGATGCGCGCGATTTCGACGAGAGCGGGGGTGTCCGTCGAACCCTCCAGCGCCGTCGCGGTCGCCGGCGTCCGGCACCTGTCGCGAACCGGCGCGCTCGAGGCGAACGACGATGTCGTCGCGATTCTCACCGGGTCGGGGTACAAGGAGGACTACGACACCGAGGTACGGACCGACACGATCGCCCTCGACGACGTCGAACGGGAACTCGCGTCGATCGTCGACACCTGATCAGGTCGCCGCCGGCCGTCGTCGTTCCGACGGCCCCGCGACGATCGATTCGGGGGTCCCGTGGGACGTCCGTCCGACGATCGAGTTAGTCGTCACCCGTCTCCGCCGCGGCGCGCCTCACCCCGGTAGCGTCCCTGGCGAGCAACGAATAGCAGAGGAGCGACGCGAGGAGGGCGAACCCGGCGAGTACGAGAAACATCGCGAACTCACCGAAGCCATCGTAGACGACCCCGGTGATCGCCGCTCCGAACGCGCCGATCCCGAACGTGCCCACGTACGTGAACCCGTAGGAGAGGCCGCGAGCGCTCGCCGGAGAGTACCGCGCGATCGTCGCCTGGTAGAGCGGTTGGACCATAAAGAGCAGGAATCCGAGCAGCGCACTGACCAGCGCGAGAGCGCCGATACCGACTCGTGACGCAGGGACGAACACGAGGGCCGTGACGGCGAGCGAGCCGAAGACGACCATCAACGCCCGTTCGGTCGGCACTCGCTCGGTGAGCATCCCGCCGACGTACTGTCCGCCGATGCCGACCATCAGGAGCCCCGTGTAGAAGTATCGGGAGGGTTCGAACTCCGCCGCCATCGCGGAATTCGGGGCGAACAACTGGGCGTTGCCGACGATCGGCTCGAGCATCGTCGTGAGGATCTCGGGGAGCAGCGTCAGGGTGCCGCGGTAAAACAGCCCGTTGAGCATGACGATACCGAAGACGATGGTGAACCCCGCCGTGAACAGCGCCTTCGACCCCACCCACAGTTCCGAGAGGGACGATGGCGAGGGCGCATCGCTCGAACCGGTCTCACCCCGTCGGTCCGTCGTTCCCGCGGTCTCGTCGAACCGGGCCGTCAGCGCGTACAGGGCCACGAACAGGGCGGGAATCGACAGCAGGCCGGTGACGATTCGCCAGTCGACGACGAGCAAGAGCAGTGCGGTCACCAGCGGACCGAGTGCGATTCCGGCGTTCCCCGCCATCCCGTGGTACGCGAACGCAGTGCCGCGATCGACGACGCCCGTGCTGATCAAGGAGAGTCCCGCCGGGTGATAGATACTCGCTGCGACGCCCCAGCAGACCAGCGCGAACACGAGGACGGGGAGACCCGGAGCCACGCTCAGGACGAGAAACGATGCACCCATGCCGACGAGACAGCAGACGATGAGGAGTCGCGATCCGTAGACGTCGGCGAGGATGCCCGATGGAAGCGCCCCGAGTCCGAACATCGCGTAGCCGATCGAAACGACGACGGCGAGAGAGCCGATCGAGATCGAGAACTCGGACACCCACAGTAGCATGAGAATCGGGATCGAGAGCTCGTACGTATGCACCATCGCGTGAGCCAACATGACGAACCGGACGATAGACCGATCGTTCGTCTCCATGGTAGTGACCGGCCGTTCGGTTCCGTACGATAAAAAGTACCCCGTCGGCCAGCGGGCGCCCGACCGCAGTATTGCTCCCGGGATCGGCATCCGTCGGGTTCGATACCCGGGACGTGACTCGAGCGAGACCGTTGTGGGGTCGGTTCCGATTCGTTCGCCTCGACCGTCGGCTGTGGACGCGATGGCAGTGGGGCCGATGTGAACAGGGGGACCCCTCGGTTAGTGAGTGTGTATCCGAAATCAATTGAAATCTGCTATTGATTATTTCTTTATAAGTAGTTGTGCCGCCACGTTCCAGAAATCCTGCTCCGATCAGTATCACCAGATATTGGATGAATACTGTATATTATTTTAGAATGTTCTGCCACTTCTCCTATTGTAGTATCTTCTCATCCGCTTCCAACGCAATTATGTCGGTCGCCACAGCGATGATAGTTACCCATCATGTATGCCTTCTAGTAATATATGGGTAATGTGCGAAAACAGCCATTTCTATACTGCATACTGATATCGCTTCCGACGCTGTTCGCGGAACGCGAGTCGATGCCGCTCCCTCGTCACCGCGACGGGAACGATCGACGTTCGTCGGCGAACAGTTGCGAAGCAGTACGTCCGTCGTCGGCGGTTGCGAGGAGTTGCGCTACCAACCGAACTGCTTCCTGATCGTTGCCCGCAGCGGCAGGCCGAGTCCGCCCACCGTCGGCAGGATCACGAACACGGCGAGGTCGACGGGAAGCGACCCATAGCCGGCCGCCGCGACGGCGAAGCCGGCCAGCGGCGCGAGCACCGGAAGCAAGTAGAGGTACGACGGCTTCCAGCCCGGGCCGCGTCTGGTGTGACGGACGACGACGCCGAACAGCAGCGGCATGAGCACCGCCCCCGCGAGCAGCGGGCCGCCGACCAGCGTCGTGGCGGTCGTCAGCGCGAGCGCGACGACGATCGTCTCGTCGATCGTCACCGGTCCCCACGTGTCCTCCCGGGTAACCGTGCGGACGACGAGCAGTCCGCCGAGCGCGATCGCGACGATGCCCGCCAGGACGCCGTACCACAGCGTCGGCTCGAGCGGCGGTGCGACGAACTCGACACCCCGAACGAACGCGATCGGCGACTCGAGTCCGTGACGGCTCTCCGAGAGCAGGGTCCAGAGTCCGGCCGGCTCCCCGCCGGTCGCGCGCAGGTCGGCCCGGAGCGATCCGAGGGCGGCCGCGTTCTCGAGACCGAAGTGGCCGAGTCCGGCCGCGTAAACGAGCACCGACAGCCAGAGCAGCGGCAGCGAGAAGTTCTGTCGCCGCCACCAGCGGGCGAGCGGGTTGCCGGTGCCGGCGTCGGTCTCGGATCGGGTACTTGTTCCCGAGGCTCGACCGCTTCCGGACCCCGTCGGACCGCTCGCGCCGCCGGTTCCGCCGTTCGTTCCGGAGCCGGTTCGTCCGGCGGTACTCGTTCTCGAGCCGGAGCCGGTCCCGCCCGCACTCGAGGTGCCGGTCGCGGTCCCGGCCGATGCGGACGCCGCGCCGGCCGTCGACGAGGTCCCGGCCGACGATCGGCTCGCGGTCGACGACCCGCTCGTCGCGGAGCCCGCCGCCGAAGACGCGGTCGACGCGGACGCGGACGCGGTCTCAGATTCCGAGTAGCTCAGCTCCGTACCGCTCGAGTCGTCCGCCGCCTCGTCGTCGCTCTGCCAGACGTCGGGCGAGGGGAGTCCGCTGGTCCGCTTTGCGACGTAGTCCTCGTGCCCGAGTCGGTCGTAAGCCTGTCGCTCGACCGGGTCACCGAGGATATCGTACGCCGTCTTCACCGCGGTGAACTGGGCCTGCGCGCGGTCGTCGTCGTTCAGATCGGGATGATAGACGCGGACCTGTTCGCGGTAGGCGTCCTTGATCTCGTCCTGGGAGGCGTCGGGCGGGATCTCCAGTAGATCGTAGAAGTCCTCTGTCATATGAACATGGGGGCGGTGTGGTCTGCTACAGTGATTATCGGGGTGGGGTTATAATTTCAGTGTTCTATTCGGTTCGGTCAGTTGGTCTGTTCGCTCGAGCGTTGTGTGTATTTCGGCCGAGCCCGGGGCGCGGGCGGTCCGGGACCGGTCACGAAAAGTCCGCGAGCGACGACTGGCCCGCCGCTCGGGTGCCGCGTGTGGGATTCGACGCCGGTTCTGACTCCGATTCCGGGCCCGCGTCCGTGTCCTCGGCAGTCGAATCACCGTCCACCTCGGCCTCGGATTCGGAGGCCGCCGCGTCCCGCTCCCAGCTCTCGAGGCTCGCCTGATCCGCGGCCGCGAACTCGAGGTTGGCCACGCGGACGCCGAGCTTGCGGACGGGCTCGACCTCGAACTCGGCGAAGAGATCGCGGGCGATGCGGTCGACGAGTTCGGGATCGTCGATCGGGCCGGGCAGCGAGCGTTCGCGGGTGTTGACGTCGTAGGGTGGCGTGACGGCCTTGACCCCGATGGTCCGATACAGCGCGCCCTCGCGCCGTGCGCGGTCGGCGACGGCCGCTGCGAGCGTCTCGATCAGATCGTACTTGGGGGCCGGCGCTTCGACGGGGTCCGCGAACGCGGACTCCCGAGAGAAGCTCTTCGGATCGCCTTTCGGCTCGACGCGGCGGCCGTCCTCGCCGCGCGCGCGGTCGTACAGTTCCCGACCGCGTTCGCCGAACCGCTCGACCAGCGGCTCCGGATCGGCCGCGGCGACCTCGCCCGCCGTCTCGAGTCCCATCTCCCGCAGTTCGCGGGCGGTCACGGGACCGACGCCGTGGAGGAGATCGACCTCGAGTGGCGCGAGAAAGTCCCGTATATCGCCGGGTTCGACGACCGTAAGCCCATCCGGCTTGTCGAAGTCGCTGGCGATCTTGGCGGTACTCATCGTCGGTGCGACGCCGACGCTGACGGTGACGCCGACGTCCCGCCGAATGCGGTCCCTGATGTGGCGGGCGAAACCATCCGCGACCCCCCAGGCGGTCCGCTCGGTCACGTCGAGGTAGGCCTCGTCGATGCTCACCTCGCGGACGACGTCGGCGCAGTC from Natrinema salaciae encodes:
- a CDS encoding MFS transporter; amino-acid sequence: METNDRSIVRFVMLAHAMVHTYELSIPILMLLWVSEFSISIGSLAVVVSIGYAMFGLGALPSGILADVYGSRLLIVCCLVGMGASFLVLSVAPGLPVLVFALVCWGVAASIYHPAGLSLISTGVVDRGTAFAYHGMAGNAGIALGPLVTALLLLVVDWRIVTGLLSIPALFVALYALTARFDETAGTTDRRGETGSSDAPSPSSLSELWVGSKALFTAGFTIVFGIVMLNGLFYRGTLTLLPEILTTMLEPIVGNAQLFAPNSAMAAEFEPSRYFYTGLLMVGIGGQYVGGMLTERVPTERALMVVFGSLAVTALVFVPASRVGIGALALVSALLGFLLFMVQPLYQATIARYSPASARGLSYGFTYVGTFGIGAFGAAITGVVYDGFGEFAMFLVLAGFALLASLLCYSLLARDATGVRRAAAETGDD
- a CDS encoding J domain-containing protein; its protein translation is MTEDFYDLLEIPPDASQDEIKDAYREQVRVYHPDLNDDDRAQAQFTAVKTAYDILGDPVERQAYDRLGHEDYVAKRTSGLPSPDVWQSDDEAADDSSGTELSYSESETASASASTASSAAGSATSGSSTASRSSAGTSSTAGAASASAGTATGTSSAGGTGSGSRTSTAGRTGSGTNGGTGGASGPTGSGSGRASGTSTRSETDAGTGNPLARWWRRQNFSLPLLWLSVLVYAAGLGHFGLENAAALGSLRADLRATGGEPAGLWTLLSESRHGLESPIAFVRGVEFVAPPLEPTLWYGVLAGIVAIALGGLLVVRTVTREDTWGPVTIDETIVVALALTTATTLVGGPLLAGAVLMPLLFGVVVRHTRRGPGWKPSYLYLLPVLAPLAGFAVAAAGYGSLPVDLAVFVILPTVGGLGLPLRATIRKQFGW
- the dinB gene encoding DNA polymerase IV; translated protein: MSDGPRLPGVEGEDEEDRIVCHVDADCFYASCERLREPALRGEPLVVGMGYEEGETIGAVATASYEAREFGVESAQAISTALERLPRRAAFESGALEDDLEREETGYYRPVDMDYYESVAADVREILHDCADVVREVSIDEAYLDVTERTAWGVADGFARHIRDRIRRDVGVTVSVGVAPTMSTAKIASDFDKPDGLTVVEPGDIRDFLAPLEVDLLHGVGPVTARELREMGLETAGEVAAADPEPLVERFGERGRELYDRARGEDGRRVEPKGDPKSFSRESAFADPVEAPAPKYDLIETLAAAVADRARREGALYRTIGVKAVTPPYDVNTRERSLPGPIDDPELVDRIARDLFAEFEVEPVRKLGVRVANLEFAAADQASLESWERDAAASESEAEVDGDSTAEDTDAGPESESEPASNPTRGTRAAGQSSLADFS